A stretch of the Aspergillus puulaauensis MK2 DNA, chromosome 6, nearly complete sequence genome encodes the following:
- the fma-PKS gene encoding polyketide synthase fmaB (COG:Q;~EggNog:ENOG410PFKE;~InterPro:IPR016036,IPR016035,IPR016039,IPR042104, IPR014030,IPR011032,IPR013968,IPR001227,IPR032821, IPR014031,IPR014043,IPR020806,IPR020807,IPR020843, IPR020841,IPR009081,IPR029063,IPR036736,IPR036291;~PFAM:PF16197,PF00109,PF08659,PF00550,PF02801, PF00698,PF13602,PF14765,PF00107,PF00106;~SMCOG1021:malonyl CoA-acyl carrier protein transacylase;~antiSMASH:Cluster_6.5;~go_function: GO:0016491 - oxidoreductase activity [Evidence IEA];~go_function: GO:0016740 - transferase activity [Evidence IEA];~go_function: GO:0016746 - transferase activity, transferring acyl groups [Evidence IEA];~go_function: GO:0031177 - phosphopantetheine binding [Evidence IEA]) gives MVINHSGGSDHYSASSEPLQAPKAPYRQEPVAVVGFGNRLPGQSDNPTKLWELLERGGVAGNEPPKSRWSLQGHFDGSRKPHTVRTPGAMFVENVDAADFDAGFFNISTADAISIDPQQRQLLEVVYEGIENAGLCLEKLSGAEYGCFVGSYAVDYQDIQMRDPEDRVDGMTIGVGRAILSNRISHFLNIKGPSMTIDTACSGSLVALDVACRYLQAGQIEGAIVAASNLYLCPEQNQDMGAMRAASSFSGKCHTFDAKADGYCKAEGINAVIIKRLSDAQRDGDPIRAVIRGTATNSDGWTPGIASPNAQAQTVAMRAAFSAANITDLNQIGYLEAHGTGTLAGDPIEISAASSVFAPSRSPGNPLIVGSIKSNIGHSENAAGISGLLKAIMAVERGIIPGTPTFIDPNPKIDFELLKVKASRTAIAWPDMPSRIASVNSFGYGGSNAHVVLQDAGSFLRTSETAYTSSFAQGDSFFDDDDDERLPTRPQVLAFSANDEDSLKRYIKDLQKHLLNPRVSIKLPDLAYTLARRTRLFNRGFLIAKGTHLDDTALVVGKRSPEPPRIGFVFTGQGAQWSQMGKGIVDLFPQSHSILARLDKALQSLPTPPSWSLLSELVQVRSPEHLRLPEFSQPLVTALQLAMFDVLRSWGVEAQSVVGHSSGEIAAACAAGLLTPEDAIKVAFLRGQAAKELQETAQAGVGMMAVGLGPEEAAKYIGDSAHAVQIACFNSPSSVTLSGIVEHLNEVKDRLQQDGHFARLLQVNLAYHSKYMSEIGDRYLALLHESCGTPLPGSDGVQMFSSVLGSEMQQPADPLYWKTNMVSPVRFSEACAALLSGKDAADFLIEVGPSGALAGPVAQIKKSLAGQGGNVQYVAASKRGADSVLSLFDVAGRLFLSGGDIELNKVNQDPAAITRPAIIVDLPNYAWNHQTKHWYESDASREWRYRNFVHHDLLGSKILNSPWQAPTFRKTLDLKDVPWLIDHKMGSEIVFPGAAFCAMAIEAIYQSVQMTRPVEGLTRADQLRYRLRNIKFEKALVLEENSPAKVTLTLAPHPGTKDSWYDFRVVSHRDENKNDHCHGLIRIEDYEAVEFGSSTELAPLQAPTKAAVWYKALADAGYGFGPAFIRHLETESVAGERRSRSLVSLVEPQSKWDPQSIYPMHPAPMDGCFQTVTPSAVAGIRSSIDGVLVPAIIDELIINPVKTRPEVGLSCTTSEYVGKGRLDDNKNYMSGCTVYDPETGAQLLKLTGLRYNRLLTSDKAMSLQTFTCSEWKPDISLLAQEQYQELPADKNTTSRISTVVELISHKTPRLSVLEANMTKGDTSSLWLQPGNPYARAAYKRFLFSSSDANALVTAQEKHQSAKASSFELLDLAKPDLPARETLFDFVIAKRDAFPPEELSVVAKNARALLSPSGYLLLVESFPAHVEDTSTYVNGHTSLDQIPKILEDAGFASAIHVPCDSSQWAFLCRASTEDEGIEEEQDTGAIAKPTAVDFVRLRSDPASATAINNTKLALNARGWTLNEHRHPFGTPPQGATVLILDEISQPVLSTVSPGEWDAIKDLITTQRCKILWVTAGSQFEVTQPDNAMVHGFFRTIRAEDPSLRLTTLDVESAEGAATVHAIDRILTTLAKPAPKTQVDNEYAERGGIIHVNRITVDEEVNRLKRAELEGADLQVQSLHDMRATARLRAERVGTLDSLHYGEISTAEPPHIKDGCLEVEIYAAGLNFKDVAVTMGIVPENEHLLGVEGAGIVRRAAKGVPFVPGDRVVVFEKGCFANRIQVTKERAHLLPESMSFEDAATLMGVYLTSLYSLFNLANLQQGQSVLIHSAAGGIGISSIQLAQYKGAEIYVTVGTDDKRQFLHENFGIPYERMFSSRSTRFASQIMAATNGKGIDVILNSLTGDLLDESWRICAAGGIMVEIGKKDVLDRNKLSMEPFDRNCSFRALDFSHKTISDALIADLMTRIFLLYEGGHIKPIHPIKTFPFEDIPAAFAYMRGGRHIGKIVISNGEKAKIDVPVRPAPRVLSLSDNLSYLIVGGLRGLCGSLAVHMAKHGAKHIIALSRSGCDDERSQVVVKNCNSFGCNVYGAKGDVSNWDDVLRVFQEASIPIGGVIQGAMLLRDKPYETMTVEEYHATVASKVQGTWNLHRAALQERSNLDFFTMLSSISGVVGQKGQANYSAANVFLDAFAVYRQSLGLAANSTNLGVIEDVGYVAEQGGMLQHFDTGLWTGINEKVLRKILEYAIWQQTAPIDKRTSPQLITGIAVPLPDDAEIGRDARFAKLFIGSDSGNVDKSGDAANKEIQAFFLLLKAGADATALLNACVDVVNKQFTKMLRLPEPMEPAKPLTVYGLDSLSAVEFRNWLRTELGAELSTLEITSASSLFSLCEKIIIKIAKAAS, from the exons GGAGTCTTCAAGGTCATTTCGATGGTTCTCGGAAGCCTCACACAGTTCGAACCCCCGGAGCCATGTTTGTGGAAAATGTCGATGCTGCCGACTTCGACGCTGGGTTCTTCAATATCTCCACGGCAGATGCCATCTCCATTGACCCCCAGCAGCGACAGCTTCTAGAAGTTGTCTACGAAGGAATCGAGAATGCTGGCCTTTGCCTAGAGAAGCTCAGCGGCGCTGAATACGGATGCTTTGTCGGGTCCTACGCGGTCGACTACCAGGACATCCAGATGAGGGATCCCGAGGATCGAGTGGATGGAATGACAATTGGGGTTGGTCGAGCCATCCTGAGCAACCGAATCAGCCATTTCCTGAACATCAAGGGGCCAAG TATGACGATCGACACAGCATGCTCCGGCAGCCTGGTCGCTCTTGACGTCGCCTGTCGTTATCTGCAGGCAGGGCAGATTGAGGGTGCTATTGTCGCAGCATCCAACTTGTATCTGTGTCCAGAGCAGAATCAGGACATGGGTGCTATGCGTGCTGCCTCCTCTTTCAGCGGAAAATGCCATACCTTTGACGCCAAAGCTGACGGATACTGCAAGGCAGAGGGCATTAACGCCGTCATTATAAAGCGTTTGAGTGATGCCCAAAGAGACGGAGATCCAATCCGCGCGGTCATTCGAGGCACTGCAACCAACAGTGACGGATGGACGCCTGGTATTGCCAGCCCCAACGCCCAGGCTCAGACAGTTGCCATGCGTGCAGCCTTCTCGGCGGCCAATATCACCGACCTTAACCAAATCGGCTATCTCGAAGCCCATGGGACAGGAACCCTGGCTGGAGACCCGATCGAAATCAGTGCCGCCTCATCTGTCTTTGCTCCAAGCCGTTCACCCGGGAACCCATTGATTGTCGGATCCATAAAGAGCAACATCGGCCATTCCGAGAACGCGGCGGGCATATCTGGCTTGCTCAAGGCCATCATGGCCGTAGAAAGGGGCATTATCCCGGGCACGCCAACGTTTATTGACCCAAACCCTAAAATCGACTTTGAGCTCCTCAAGGTCAAGGCGTCGCGGACTGCCATCGCGTGGCCAGATATGCCATCCCGTATCGCCAGCGTCAACTCGTTTGGCTACGGCGGGTCCAACGCCCATGTCGTGCTTCAGGACGCAGGATCGTTTCTGAGGACCTCCGAGACGGCCTATACCTCCTCCTTTGCGCAAGGCGATTCATTctttgacgacgatgatgacgagcgCCTCCCTACTCGGCCCCAGGTCCTTGCTTTCTCCGCCAATGACGAGGACTCCCTCAAGAGGTATATCAAAGACCTGCAGAAGCATTTGCTGAACCCTCGAGTCAGCATCAAGTTGCCGGATCTGGCCTACACCCTCGCGCGACGCACCCGCCTATTCAACCGTGGCTTTCTGATCGCCAAAGGTACGCACCTGGATGACACTGCGCTGGTCGTTGGCAAGAGAAGCCCCGAACCCCCACGGATCGGGTTCGTCTTTACCGGCCAGGGAGCGCAGTGGTCACAAATGGGTAAAGGAATCGTCGACTTGTTTCCCCAGTCACACTCTATCCTAGCTCGACTGGATAAGGCGCTTCAGAGTCTACCAACCCCGCCTTCTTGGTCACTCCTGAGTGAACTCGTCCAAGTACGCAGCCCCGAACATCTTCGGCTGCCGGAATTCTCGCAGCCGCTCGTCACGGCTTTGCAACTGGCCATGTTTGACGTTCTCCGCTCCTGGGGTGTTGAGGCACAGAGTGTTGTGGGACATTCGTCTGGTGAAATCGCTGCCGCCTGTGCCGCTGGCCTGTTGACACCTGAAGATGCCATCAAAGTCGCCTTCCTGAGAGGCCAGGCAGCCAAGGAACTGCAGGAGACGGCCCAGGCAGGTGTCGGCATGATGGCCGTAGGACTGGGCCCTGAGGAGGCTGCTAAATACATTGGTGATAGTGCGCATGCCGTCCAAATCGCTTGCTTCAATAGCCCATCCAGTGTGACGCTTTCCGGTATAGTCGAGCACCTAAATGAGGTCAAAGATCGCCTTCAGCAGGATGGCCACTTTGCTCGTCTTCTGCAAGTCAACCTAGCATACCACTCAAAATACATGTCGGAGATCGGTGATCGTTACCTTGCCCTTCTACACGAGAGCTGCGGTACTCCCTTGCCCGGCTCCGATGGCGTTCAGATGTTTTCCTCAGTGCTTGGCTCggagatgcagcagccagcCGATCCGCTCTATTGGAAGACCAACATGGTGTCGCCTGTGCGGTTCAGTGAAGCCTGCGCTGCGCTGCTGTCTGGGAAAGACGCCGCAGACTTCCTCATTGAAGTCGGCCCGAGCGGTGCGCTGGCTGGGCCTGTCGCCCAGATCAAGAAGTCTCTTGCCGGCCAAGGTGGGAATGTTCAGTACGTGGCAGCCTCGAAGCGTGGAGCAGACTCGGTGCTCTCGTTGTTTGATGTAGCAGGCCGTCTTTTCCTGTCTGGCGGCGACATCGAATTGAACAAAGTGAATCAAGACCCGGCGGCCATCACCAGACctgccatcatcgtcgacctACCCAACTATGCCTGGAACCACCAAACCAAGCACTGGTATGAGTCTGATGCTTCGCGAGAGTGGCGGTACCGCAATTTCGTCCACCATGACCTGTTGGGGAGCAAGATCTTGAACTCCCCCTGGCAGGCCCCAACCTTCCGGAAAACCCTGGACTTGAAGGATGTGCCGTGGCTGATTGACCATAAGATGGGATCCGAGATAGTCTTCCCCGGAGCCGCCTTCTGTGCCATGGCGATTGAAGCCATTTACCAATCCGTGCAGATGACTCGACCGGTGGAAGGACTGACGAGGGCAGACCAGCTTCGATACCGGCTGCGCAACATCAAATTTGAAAAGGCCCTGGTGTTGGAGGAAAACAGCCCAGCCAAAGTGACGCTGACTCTGGCTCCTCATCCCGGCACGAAGGATTCCTGGTATGACTTCCGCGTCGTCTCTCATCGAGACGAGAATAAAAACGACCACTGCCACGGGCTCATCCGCATCGAGGATTACGAGGCAGTGGAATTTGGATCCTCTACAGAACTGGCACCGTTGCAGGCTCCAACCAAGGCAGCGGTCTGGTACAAGGCATTAGCTGATGCGGGATATGGATTTGGACCGGCGTTCATCCGGCATCTTGAAACTGAATCTGTCGCCGGTGAGCGCCGCAGCCGGTCTCTGGTGTCCTTGGTGGAGCCCCAGTCCAAGTGGGATCCTCAGTCGATATATCCCATGCACCCGGCGCCCATGGACGGCTGCTTCCAAACTGTGACGCCCTCAGCGGTTGCTGGTATCCGCAGCTCCATCGACGGCGTTCTTGTCCCTGCCATCATAGACGAGCTTATCATCAATCCAGTCAAGACTCGCCCCGAGGTCGGACTTTCCTGCACGACATCCGAATATGTAGGAAAGGGACGCCTGGATGACAACAAGAACTACATGTCAGGCTGTACCGTCTATGATCCTGAGACCGGGGCGCAGCTATTGAAGCTGACTGGATTGCGATATAACCGTCTCTTGACCAGCGACAAGGCCATGTCCTTGCAAACGTTCACTTGCTCAGAGTGGAAACCAGATATCTCCTTGTTGGCACAAGAACAGTATCAGGAGTTGCCTGCGGATAAGAATACTACGTCTAGGATCTCGACAGTTGTCGAGCTGATTTCCCACAAAACCCCGAGGCTATCAGTGCTGGAGGCCAACATGACGAAAGGTGATACCTCCAGCCTTTGGCTGCAGCCAGGAAACCCTTACGCGCGAGCTGCATACAAACggtttctcttctcctcgagTGACGCGAATGCCCTCGTTACAGCACAGGAAAAGCACCAATCTGCGAAGGCCTCCTCgtttgagctgctggatctggcgAAACCCGATCTCCCTGCTCGCGAGACCCTGTTCGACTTCGTAATTGCGAAACGTGATGCGTTTCCACCCGAGGAACTCTCAGTCGTTGCGAAGAATGCGCGTGCATTACTGTCCCCGTCCGGATATCTACTCCTCGTGGAGTCCTTCCCAGCCCATGTCGAGGATACCTCAACGTACGTCAATGGACACACTTCCCTAGACCAGATTCCAAAAATCCTCGAAGATGCTGGATTCGCCTCTGCTATCCATGTCCCATGTGACTCTTCCCAATGGGCGTTTCTTTGCAGAGCTTCCACCGAAGACGAAGGAatagaagaagaacaagatacCGGAGCCATCGCGAAGCCAACTGCTGTTGATTTTGTTCGACTCAGATCGGATCCTGCTTCCGCGACTGCCATCAACAATACAAAACTGGCATTGAACGCGCGAGGATGGACATTAAACGAACATCGGCACCCATTTGGTACCCCGCCCCAAGGGGCTACGGTTCTCATCTTGGATGAGATCTCACAACCTGTTCTGTCGACAGTATCACCAGGGGAGTGGGATGCTATTAAGGATCTGATTACCACCCAGCGATGTAAAATCCTCTGGGTGACGGCCGGCTCCCAGTTTGAAGTTACCCAGCCGGACAACGCTATGGTCCATGGATTCTTCCGAACAATCAGGGCCGAAGACCCCAGTTTGAGACTCACCACTCTGGATGTCGAGAGCGCAGAAGGCGCTGCAACGGTACATGCGATCGATCGGATTCTGACGACCCTGGCCAAGCCGGCGCCAAAGACGCAGGTGGATAACGAATATGCCGAGCGAGGGGGCATCATCCACGTCAATCGCATCacggtggatgaggaagtcAACCGCCTGAAACGGGCTGAGCTCGAAGGGGCAGATCTGCAGGTACAGTCGCTGCACGATATGCGAGCCACGGCGCGCCTCAGAGCAGAGCGCGTTGGAACACTGGACTCCTTACACTATGGAGAGATCTCTACTGCCGAGCCCCCCCACATCAAGGACGGCTGCCTTGAGGTTGAAATCTACGCGGCCGGCCTCAACTTCAAGGATGTTGCTGTGACGATGGGCATTGTTCCGGAGAATGAGCACCTGCTGGGCGTTGAGGGCGCAGGTATTGTCCGCCGAGCCGCAAAGGGCGTGCCGTTTGTCCCTGGGGATCGTGTCGTGGTGTTTGAGAAGGGTTGCTTTGCAAACAGAATCCAGGTCACAAAGGAACGAGCCCACCTGCTCCCTGAGTCCATGTCCTTCGAAGACGCCGCGACTCTGATGGGTGTCTATCTGACCTCCCTTTACTCTCTGTTCAACCTGGCCAATCTGCAGCAAGGGCAGTCTGTGCTCATCCACTCTGCAGCCGGTGGCATCGGCATCTCCAGTATCCAGCTTGCGCAGTACAAGGGGGCAGAAATATACGTCACTGTTGGCACAGACGACAAGCGGCAATTCCTGCATGAAAACTTTGGAATTCCATACGAGCGAATGTTCTCGTCACGGTCAACCCGGTTTGCATCACAGATCATGGCCGCCACCAACGGCAAGGGTATCGACGTGATCCTAAACTCACTGACTGGAGACCTTTTGGATGAATCATGGCGTATCTGCGCTGCGGGCGGCATTATGGTGGAGATTGGCAAGAAAGACGTGCTGGACCGCAACAAGCTGTCGATGGAGCCATTTGATCGGAACTGTTCCTTCAGGGCTCTTGATTTCTCGCACAAGACCATTTCGGACGCTCTTATTGCGGA TTTGATGACTAGAATCTTCCTGCTGTACGAAGGAGGCCACATCAagcccatccatcccatcaaGACTTTCCCCTTCGAGGATATCCCGGCGGCGTTCGCGTATATGCGTGGCGGACGACATATCGGCAAGATTGTGATTTCCAACGGAGAAAAGGCGAAAATCGACGTGCCTGTGCGACCTGCACCCCGCGTTCTGAGTCTCAGCGATAATTTGTCGTATCTTATTGTCGGAGGCCTCCGTGGACTTTGTGGCAGTCTGGCCGTACACATGGCCAAGCACGGTGCAAAGCATATCATTGCCCTGTCTCGGAGTGGATGTGACGACGAGCGGTCCCAAGTGGTTGTGAAAAACTGCAACTCGTTTGGCTGCAATGTCTATGGAGCCAAGGGAGACGTGTCCAACTGGGATGATGTTTTGAGGGTATTCCAAGAGGCGTCTATCCCAATCGGTGGTGTTATTCAAGGTGCAATGCTTCTTAGA GATAAACCGTACGAAACAATGACTGTCGAGGAATACCACGCCACGGTTGCAAGCAAAGTCCAGGGAACATGGAACCTGCACCGAGCAGCGCTGCAAGAGAGGTCCAATCTCGACTTCTTCACTATGCTGTCCAGCATCTCCGGTGTTGTTGGGCAGAAAGGACAGGCAAATTACTCTGCAGCCAACGTGTTCCTGGACGCCTTTGCCGTCTACCGTCAGTCCCTGGGTCTCGCCGCCAATTCAACAAATCTAGGCGTTATCGAGGACGTCGGCTACGTCGCCGAGCAGGGTGGCATGCTACAGCACTTTGACACGGGTCTGTGGACAGGTATCAACGAAAAGGTGCTCCGAAAGATCCTCGAATACGCGATCTGGCAACAGACGGCACCCATCGACAAGAGAACCTCCCCTCAGCTGATCACCGGCATCGCTGTCCCCTTGCCCGATGACGCCGAGATTGGGCGAGATGCGCGGTTTGCCAAACTGTTCATCGGCAGTGATTCTGGGAATGTCGATAAATCGGGCGACGCCGCCAACAAGGAGATCCAGgcattcttcctcctcttgaAGGCTGGGGCTGATGCCACCGCCCTGCTCAATGCCTGCGTCGA